In one window of Candidatus Aminicenantes bacterium DNA:
- a CDS encoding signal peptidase I translates to MKGTFKPGDNLFVNSIFLKKLNKGDILVIKSQDSKLIDKKLVHRIVNKSDNTSITRGDNNPQNDDEPVTEENLIGKVTYYERKGKIHKVCNGRIGLIWARVLHGRLHIIRAMKFFLRKPYRLLKKTGIIARLWRPKIETIYFETQDGPLVKYIHKDRTVASCWVDSKRWWFRRPYDFVIGPKVK, encoded by the coding sequence ATGAAAGGAACTTTCAAACCGGGTGACAATTTATTTGTAAATAGTATATTTTTAAAAAAACTAAATAAAGGCGATATTCTTGTCATTAAAAGTCAAGATTCAAAATTAATTGATAAGAAGCTTGTCCACCGGATAGTAAATAAATCGGATAATACTTCGATTACCCGCGGAGATAACAACCCTCAAAACGACGATGAACCAGTGACGGAAGAAAATCTCATCGGCAAAGTAACCTATTACGAGCGCAAAGGAAAAATTCACAAAGTTTGCAACGGAAGGATAGGATTGATCTGGGCCAGGGTACTGCATGGCCGGCTACATATCATAAGAGCTATGAAGTTCTTTTTAAGAAAACCTTATCGCCTACTGAAAAAAACAGGCATTATTGCCAGGCTCTGGCGGCCAAAAATTGAAACGATTTATTTTGAAACCCAGGACGGACCGCTGGTCAAATACATTCACAAAGACAGGACTGTGGCCAGCTGCTGGGTGGACAGCAAGCGCTGGTGGTTCCGAAGGCCTTATGATTTTGTCATCGGGCCAAAAGTAAAATAG